From the genome of Numenius arquata chromosome 9, bNumArq3.hap1.1, whole genome shotgun sequence:
CCCCTCGGCAGGTACAGCACTGGATGAATGGGGTAGGTGGGGGGATGTCTATGACTTTGTATCAGCTTTAGAGAGAATTACAGTCTGCAGCAAACAAACCTTTTTGGCCATTCAGAAAGGGTAATTACACTTTGATATCTCTGGGGTGTATTTTTCTTGTTGGCCAGTAATCAGACTGtgtgttctcttttttcttattttaattaaaatattggtTTGCCATGTTCACCAGGCAGCTAGCTTGCTCTGCCTGAGTACAAATGCGTAATAGCATTTTGTAATTGGCTGAATTGTCTATCAGTAAATAAGTCTTGTAATTTAGTGAGCATCCTTGAAGTGCTTACTGTTCAACCTGACACAAAGCTGAAGACTCCTACCttctggagaaggaagggggatgttaaaggaaatcaggaaaacaggaaaggggGATGTTAAAGACAAATCAATGTGTTTTTACACGAGGATAGCAGCATGCTCCTTGGGAAATGTGGAAGAGAGGGGCTGGGATGAAGCATTGGCATTCTGCAGTTGTCCCTAGCAACTCTGCTCTCTTGGACTCTTTCAGTTTGACAAGGGGAAGTGGGTTTGAAATTCTGTGTCTTATTGATTTTaccaaagagaaaacagaaacttgtACAAATCGCTTTCCCTAATGAATTTCCTATTGCAACCTCTGCCTTTGGTAGGCTCACTGTGCAACTGGTGGTCACTgtgcagaaaagcagaaagactgaAAGACCTGATCTCTTCAGGTGGGTCCCAGCTGAGAACCAGGGCACTGTTGGTCTGATATGTTACTGGCCCTGAATGTTTTGACTGCTAGAAAATCCCATGTCAGAAGGATCCCTGTGGAGGTTGACCAGGCAGGGTCAGCACCCCAGCTGGTTCTCTGCCCTGTGCCTTGGCCAGATTTACATGCTCTGGGTTCAGTTTTGCCCCAAGGCATCAGTCTCagccactgtatttttttaaaagctaaaaactTGTGCTGTGAGATGGAAACATGAAGACTTTGACCTCTGGAGCCAAGCAAGCCCTATAGCTGTTCCCTGCAGCGCATAGGGAACTGGGGAGACCCGCTTGCCTTTGCCTGGGTTGCACCTCTCCTGACCTTAAGACCTATCTCCTCTTTGGCTTTGGGAAGAGCAGCAATTCACTCTTCTTTCTGTTTACCTGCACCCCTTGGGGAAGGGATCAGCCTCCAGATGCTCACCTGAGGAGCCCAGCCTGAGCTGGAGCAGTACTTCCATAGGCACATACATGCTTTTAAAGCTCCTCAGCTGAGTACCAGTGCCCTAGTGCTACGAGCCCCACTCTTTGCTCTTCAGGACAACAGCAACAGGGACATCAACCAGAAACTCAGGCCAGGTcctaggggctgcagccccaaggCACCAGCGCACAGAGAACTCACCCATGTGTTCATGCTGGAGTTGTTTTTTTATTGGTTCACACCATCTGCCCGATGATGCGTGTGGAGGAGGGCTGCCTAGTTCTGAGGTCCTGGTGCTATTTCTGCTGGTGACTCTTCAGGCCCCCAGGGATATCACTGTTGTGCCACCTtggaaaggagggagaagcaTGACATTGGCATCCTGTGAGGGGAGCTGACTGGCAGGGAGCCTGCTGTGGGCTGTCTTGCTCTCAAGGCTGTGTTGCTGCTGCAGGTGAATGGCAGATTTTCCAGGTGGCAGGACAGCATCACCTCCTTCTCCTTTACAGTCCCTGCTGGGATCCCCATTGATCTAAGGAGAGATGCTTCCACCTCAGGGTACGTCctcaagggaggaggaggaagatgctctCTGGTGTCCTGTTCTGTCTGGATGATGGCCAAACTTTGCTTCACATAGCTCTGCAAGAAGAGGGAGATGTTTTCTAGGAAAGACTCTAACTTTCTTTTGGGCCATTTTTTCTTACATTACTACAAGCTTCCTCTAGACACTCCCTCAAACTCTCCTTGGAGCAAATATTCTAGAAGACGGTCTCTAAAAAATCACCTGCTTTGTCCTTTGCAAGCCTGTGAGCTGCCCAGGGGACATCCTCCCCTGCTCCTACAGCTGTTTTGTTTGTCCCCTCATTGGCAGTAGGACTGATGGTCTTTTGAAGGTAAGCTTCCACCTCAGAGCCAGCTGCGCCCTCAAGCAGGGTGAGGTTGTCCAGGATATTCACTCCTTTCAGCTGGCACAAGTTGTGCAGCAGAGTTTTCAAGGTCCACAGCAGGAGTTTGTGTGCTGCCTCAGTTTTTCCACTGAGAGAGCCTTCATGGGCATGTGGGTATCCAGCAGGATTTCATCCAGGTTCATAGTGCTGATGGTGCCTAGGAGAAGCCATGTGGTCCTCCACAGGCACTTGGCCAGCAAGTCAGAAAACTTATGTGGGCTGCCCTCAGCAGTCAGGCTGCCTCGGAACAGCTtcagaaagacacaaaaaaatactCTGGTCAGATTTTTCCAACACACTCTTCATAAGGACATTAATGGACTGTATGAACTTCTGATCTTCCCCTAGGTCTTCGTCCAGGAAGTCTAGCATTAAGGTAAAGAGATTGTTCATTACATCCTTAAGTACTTCCACTGGGCCTCCTGGGCCAATTTCTTCTCCTGGAAGACACAGTTACAGGCCTGGATGACACAGTTACATCACAGAATGATTTGTTCCTTCCCCCATTTCTTATCTGCTTCCTTTTGCTGGTTGATAAACTTGAGTGATTGAAAGCTGGCTGCAAGGAACTCGGAGTGCCCAGACATGGCTTCTACTTTGTTCTTGTGTCTCAGGATCTCCTCAGTGTCCTTCATGGCCTGGATGTTGGTGTCAGTATCACCACTGCTAATGTGACAAGTAAGGGAATTAATGGTTGAGGTGATGTAATAACATGTATGGTCAGTGTCAGAGAAGATGGGCAGGGTTTGGAATTCAGGGATCATTTCTAACTGAATGATATGTTTCAGTCTAAAGAGATTGTATTTTCTGGAGACTCGCCTGCTCGCTTGCTCACCTACATGTGGAGACAGTATCTGGGGAGCCACATCCACCATATAGAAATTTCTTCCCTGAGAGCAGGTGGGTTCTTGCTCATGTAGCTTCTCTGGCTCAGCAGCTATGTGGGGAAAAAGGGGCAGCTCTTTGCTCTCCGTTAGTGCTCTCAGTGACTCTCCCATGTACAGGTAAATAAACCCCAGCAAGGTGATGGCTGATCTCTGCACACCTCAGTGAATAGCAGCAAGAGCGATCTTCAGTGTATTGACCAATGCCTTGGCCTCCATCCCAGCAAAGTCAAGCTCCAGAATTGCCTTTGATAGTTAGTCCAAAATCTTGGAATGGATCCTGGAGTTATTCTGGAAGAAGGCTAACAGCATAGCTGTCTTTGCAGTCCAAGGCAAAGAACAAGCCTCTGATATAGCTGTCAGGGCTTATTGAGCACTGTTGCTGCATAACACATCTCCCATCATTTCTACCACAGTTTCCAGGACAATTTGAGAAGATATTCTGGAGAAGTCCCCTTTCAGGGCTAGTGAGGTGGTGGTCTTACCTTTCTTCTGCATCACCTGGAGCTTTGTTTCCTTGCGCTTCCATGACAGCAGTCTCACCAGGACTTGGCATGGTATCTCGCCTTTCTTCATCTCTCTGATGGTCTTCTGAAGGGTATCCATGCTGGAAAATCTCTCTTTCCAATCACTGTTTTTCAAATGCTGTACACGGGTTTCAGGGAGAttcactgctgccttttccccaTGCTCTTCTGCTGAGAGCTCTGGTTCAAAACTGTTGCTTGAGCCAAATCTTCCTGCCTCTgtccttccagggatggtgatgtTTCCTTCCGAAGACCCTAAACCAGGAGCAAGAGAGTATCACTGGGTGCCCCTGCCACTAGGCCGTGCCGAGGGGATGGAGATGTTAGGGCAGCAGCTGTGGGGCCCTCCTGGCAGGGTGCGTGGAGCCCATGGGTAATCCCAAGGGACCACTGGCCATTGTGAGGTTCATGCGACCCTGGCTGTACTGGGGGGACAGCGTGTGGAGACCCACACCAGTGTGGTGGTGTCCCGTTGCCACAAGCAGCTACTGCTTTTCCCTCAGCGGGGTCAGAGCCTCCAAAGTTCGGGATCACTtcttgcagctgggaggagaagaCATCAGCTCAGGTAACATCACTCCCAGCCCCCATTGTCTCCAGAGGCTGTTTATTCAAGCTGTGGAAGATCCAGTCTCCTGCAACCTGGGGCTTTGGTGTCTGGGAAACAGTGTGACTGCCACACATCGTGTCAAAGTGCCACCACGACAGGCCATCTGGTACCCTGAACCTTTAACTGGATATAGCCCTTCCTCCTTCTGCCCCTGCTCTTGCTGCTTAGACTGTGAAGTTTCAGCAGAGCTGAGTGaataaggaggtttttttggATGTTGATCAACAACAAAAATCATTGCCAGGGGAAGAAGGTTTGGATGGAATGTTACTTACAGGTTGTCCTTACAACAAACCCCACCACATTTAAACCTAGATAGGACAGTTCACTTACTTTCAGGTTATTTAGCTTTCTTCTAACCTGTTAAAAATTGGCAATTCTGAGATGAGAAATGCCctttagaaatgaaaagcaggcgcatagttttggggaaaaatatctgTCAATGGAGCAGCACTGCCTGCATCCTCCTACAGCGCTGGTCCCTGAAAGTGCTGCTCCAGGGAAAGCCCCTCTTTGCAGGGCTCCTGTCCCCAGCTTGCCTCTCTGCAGCGGGGCTCTATCCAGAGCTCGGACAGCCCCTGGCACAGAGGACACCCATCCTGAGCTTCTGCTTGTACAGATACAGACCATAAATAGGACAATCTGTGCTCTTTGGCTCTCTCTGCTGGCTGCAGTGCACCCCATCCCGGGGCTTGTGCTCAGCAATGTCCCCCCGACATTGCACCCTTGAGGGAAGAGGCTGgcatggggagcagcagggaaagaaataTTGTGTTTGAGCCTCTGGGAAGAATTACAAACCCTGCCGAGCACAAGAAGTAAAATAGGGAAGAAAAGAGGCGGCAGTGAAGTTTTACAAAAGAGCCTTACAATGGGCAAAACAGCCCATTTCCAAGGGGatcccttttcttccttaaacCTCAGTCctgaggaaaaggagaggttttCCTTGAAGGCAGAACACAGAGCTGTGTAAGGAAGCAAACACTCTACCCTGGGGCATGGCAGTGCTGGGAGGGATTCACTGACTTCTGCTCTGTACCTGGGGGAATCTCCTAACAAGGGCTGAGGGACGAGTAAGGGAGGACCCGGGAGCCTCTCTCGGCTCACCTCCTGGGAATGCTTTGCCAGGGCTGGAGACAAGGAACGTTTCCTCCCTCCATGGAGTGGTGCAGGCTGCCGGCAGCAAGAGCCAGCTGCACAGAGAGGGagacaggcagcagagagcatCAGAAGGGATACTCCGGTGTCGTGTGTGGGACCACGTCCCTCTCTCTCTGTTCCAGCAGCCAACCCAGGTGATGAGAAAAACATGAATTTCAATGCATCATTTTATGCTTTCCCAGGGAATCTCTCTGTAGGAAATACTGGGGACCTTCTTAAATTCATTTTGTTAACTGAATGTCCAGGTGGGTTGCTTTGTCAGATGATGTCGGAAATACTAGTTCATGACACAAACTGGCTTTTGTACTATACGAATGAGAAAAACTGAACTTGGTGATTTTTTGGTGACCATTTTTTGGTGTTCTACAAGTTGTTTATAGTGTAAGTCTCCTGACACTGGGATCcaaaaagtcttctgaaataCTCACAGCATCTGGCCAAACAGTTATTCTCAGATGTGCAACTGGGTGTTAAcaaaaagtaagaaataattccctaataaaaaaaaaaaaaagacaagaagaagaTGCTCAGTGTAAGTGAGTTTTATTGCATTATTCTGGTGAGAAGCTGTCAAAGAGTCAGAAGGTGTTCAGAGAGTAGAGAGTACAGTTTGTTCCTTTATCATAATAACTTTTATTGCCTAGGTATGGCTTTTCTCACCCTGGTAAGTAAACATCCTGCTGCTTTACTTTCAGAGAATTAGGACTCAGTTGCAGCGGCAAGTGCTTTTTCCCAAACGCCTGATGCTGACCcataagggagctggggttgctctgctgctccccagagGTGCTGGGAGTTGGGCAGGATGAAAGGGAAGAAGAATCCTGCGGTGAGAGCAGAGGTCTGGGAATCTGAGATGCTCCTGGTGGCTGTGGATCAGAGCATTGGTGCAACGCTTGCTAGGAGCCACAGAGGCAGAGTAAATGCAAAGGCAGCGCAGAGCATCTTACAGGCTGTTCTGGGTGAAGGGTAGTTGTGCCCATGGGTCTAGTCTCTTGATCTTTTCAGGAGCCAAAAGGAGAAGGCTGGTGCCAGAGTGGACCCAGGATAGGAAATCTGGATCCCACAAGTATTTCCTCTGCACCACAGCTAGGATGGCTTCAAGCTACCTGTCACCAACAAGCCTTCTGGGCCAAGGAAGACTTGTTTTTTTTACCAATTTGGGCTGCACATAAAAAGAAATCCTGGTCTGCTTGCTAGAGTGAATTACCCCTCCTGGCATCGTTAGTCGGATAGtttgctgctggggaaggctgaGAAGCTCATCACTGACTTCCCATCAGGGGACGTGTGTTTCCAGGCCTTATACaaccttttctggttttcattaaaagcaaCTCTTCAGATAGCAGCTTCAAACCTTTTTATTGGTTCCTCATGGATGTTTCCCTGCGCTGCCTCAGATGAATCACAAGGTTGAAGGTACCTGCTGGAGAGGGGATTGCTCTGGGTCTGCCCGTGACACCGAGTGCAAGAGGGGAGATGAATCAGCCATGTGTGGATCATCAGGGCCCCTAACCTCCCTCAGGcctgtgctgaggctgctcctccaTGGAGCCTCAGCTCTGAGCTGCAGAGAACATCACTGAAAACCTCTCACAAAAATTGCTTTCCCCTTCAGCAGCTCTGGCCCGTGGGAGCTGACCCTACCTCTGTGCTCATCCCAGATTCAGCCTTGCCCAGCAAGAGTCTTCCCGGCCCAGGACACTCTTTTGTGGCTGGTGTGGGGAGAGATTAAATATAGCCATTTAATCCCTTTACCCCATAATTCCTACCTATCAAAGAGAAGCAATAaatctttctttgtctttctagTAATTTTAGCTCAGCAGGGCTAAATGCAAGACTGTTTCTTGCGTTGTGTTTGTACAGCTCCAGCACCTGGGATGGATGGCGCTGCCGTAGTGCAATTACATGTGGTGATACTGTATTTAATGTCCTGGGAACCGTCTCCCCAAACTCCAGGTTCTCCTGAGTTGACGGAAGGAGCAGGTTTGTCTTTCTGTCTCTGAACCGAGGACATTCGCACATGCCTCCACCGGTATATCTTCATTAAGCTTCGCAGAAGCTGCCGTGACGTGATGTCGGCTGTGTTGCTGAAACAGGCTGCGTGTGAATCACTGCCTTTAATTCCTGCTTGTGCTTGAAAATCATCCGCATCCCTGTTTGTGATGGGTTTCACTCCAGCAATTGGCAGGATTAAACTCCCTTCAGAAGCACTTGCTAAGCATAGTGACCAAGAGGAAAAACCTCAGGCAAGTAGTGGTCTATTTATATCCCATGAAAGATGGGCTTGGTGCATAAGAATATTCAAGCCCCTGGCACCTCCACCCCCTTTCTGTTCCTGTAGCCGTTGTCTTGAGGCTGTCTCCGCACTGAACAATTAGCTGCTTTTTGAAAGCAAAGTGGAACCTCAGTCAAGACAGGAGAGACaagccagggatggggaggtcTTTGCTTTACTGAATCCCCTAAAATTTGTTCCCTTGACAATGCACAGCAGCAAAGGAATCAGACATGAGCTAGGACCACTGCTCTCTCCTGTCTCCACACTTTCAAACACTGTCTTATTCTCACCCTGTCTGCTTTTAGGGCTGAGAAATGATCTGCATTACCCGCCcttcttaaatgtctttttggAGGCTTCTCCCTCAGCAGCTTGCCCCCTCCCGGAATGAGTTAACCCTGCACCCTCCACAGCTGCACCACAGAAATCCAGTGGGTGAAAAAGGGTGTCCTGGGGCATAGGCAGCAGCTGTagctgccctgctccagggagggGGGGCAGCATCCAGTCCTGCCCCTGTGGGCTCGGAGGGGATGGTGCCAGCAGCTTCCCTCCCCGCACATGTCCCCCACTGCCTTCGCCTGTTGCCGGTCAGCTGTGGAGCAGCGCAGCTAAGCCCTGCGATGAGCGAGCGTGGCAGGGCTGGGGTTTCACATCGGCACTGTTGCCGTTCCCAATGAGGAGGGATTCACCTGCTCCCAACTCGAATCTAACAAACTGCTGCCCACAGGGAAAGGAGGCACCCACCAAGAGTTAAGGAAATGGCCCATGAGCTGTCAAGAACGATGCCCCACAGAGAGCTGCgctcagcacagagcagaggcaACTTAACACACCCTCAGTTGGGGAATCCACCTCCACCGGGGTCATGCTCAGCCCTCTGCCTATGAACAACTCTCAGATCCCCCTTTTTTCACCTTTCGTTCACATATGATGGCTACAAAGTGTTACCTTTAATCCTGAATTATGAATTTCTCATCAAAGTAAATCCTGTCCCCCATGCAGGATGCGTGCTCTACGGTTCCAGCTCACCCACGATTACGTGTCACAAACCAgcacagccagaaaaggaagagacTCTGCAAAAGCATGAAGATTTTGTCTTCCAATGACAGAAGCATGTCTTTTTCCTGATGCTATCTCCTACCCTGCTGAACCTTTTAATATTGGCTTTAAAGATGATGTAGCGGGTAGAAAAACTGCTGTAACCAGTTTATTAGACGGATAGGGGCTGATGGCATCAGCTTTATAGGGATGCAGAATCTCCTCCTGTGCAGCAGAACAAAGGTAAATGTTCCGAAGGAATCCCAGAAGCAGTGCTTGTCAGGGATGTTGCAAGGAGTAAAATACACCAGGTAAGAAAACCTGTTAGTCTTTGTGGCTGAGGAGGGAATGAGGTATGTGTGGGGAAAGTTGTACTGTGAACCACTTTTATGATCCCCCATCACTTGGAATACACAGCTGTGATTTATAGTGATGCCTCTGGTGATGGGTGTAAATTCTCTAGACTGACTGAAGTGCCAGTGCTGTGGATTTGACTCAGCCGCAATTACAGGCATTTGATATCTAAAATACCACTGTGTCTCTAGATCCCTTAGAAagaccacagcaaaaaaaaaaaaaaaaaaaaaaacaaacaaaaaaacaccttaaGAGGTATTGCGTGTGTGCATACGCATGCATGTGGATGCTGTTTGCTGCTGACGCCCTGAGATGGGCTGCATTTTGAAGACAAGCAGCCTGAGAGGTGACAGGTTTTCTCATTGACCACCAAATCTCAGCATCACTGTTTGAAACATAAACTTTATTGcaacaaagaattaaaaatagtaCATTTGAAAGAGTTGCAGAGTGCATGTCATCAAAGAACTAGTCAGAAATCACAACTCAAGCAAATCGTATACAATTGGAACAGAAAGTTTTATTAAAACAACTGGAAATCAAACTCaaattttccttgtttgtttaatTTCACCATAACCGTGGATTGTGTATTTACAGTCTTCGCCTCTTGTGGTGAAGGTTCTGCTCAGGGTGGGGGGCTAGGAAGAaggcagggatggatggggagaaGAGGTGGGTTTCAAAAGCTAACAGGATGTGAAAGTTTTCCAGAAGAAGTTCTTGCAGCCCGCTTTGCGTTCCCGGGGTGCCAGAGCGGGGTTTGAGTTAGCCGAGCGCTCCAGCTCCAGTCTCACTTCGTCCTGCTCAGCCCCTCGGGACAAGTCCTCAGACTCCAGGGCTTCATTTTCTGTCTGGCTTGGCTCTGAGAGCAGTTCTGCCAAAAAGTACTTGGCCAGTTCCTTggggcagaagagagagaaagagagagagagagagagcccaCAATTACTCCTTGGCTTTTGGGGGCTCACTACCCTGTCCCTCTAAGACACTTTTGTGCCCAAATTAGAGACATGCAGGACTCTGGAGAAGGGGAGCCCTGGCTTTCCAAAGAGCCCAGACCAACAGCTGCTACGCAGCAGCTGTGCCTATGAAATAAAGCGGAGCAGAAGAGCTCTGACATCTACCTGGTGTGGGGAAGAGACCACTGTCTTGGCCGTGGCAGGGAATGAACTCATCTGAGCACCATATCACCTTCCCTTCCCACTGCTCCAGCACGCTGTGCCAGACTCAGTAAGAATGCTGCAAGGCTGATGCTAAAGTGACACAGGAAAGGTCTTTGGGGGAGCTGAGTTGGGTCACCCTCTCACTGGgggttatttttcctcttgtccctccAAGCCCTGGCTGCTCCCTTGCATGGATGAGGACATCCTCCTGATGCGTTGGGGCAGCTGCCGTGGTTCAGTGCCCTGGAGAAGCCCTGGAGAGCTTCACCACGGgctctgccccctgccccatcagTGGCTGCTCCTCattccccaccagcacccagctgggctgggctgggggggtgtctccccttcctgcccccagTTGCCCAGCCTGTTGCTGGCTCAGCCCCGGCAGGGAACCAGGGGATCTGTCAGGGAACCGGGATCTACAGCAAGCTACTGGGGTGTAAAACGGGGACACTGGGAGGTCCGGTGAGGAACTGGAAGTCTGCACTGAAGGTACTGGGCTGCCTAGTAGGCAACTGGAGGGgtctgcagcaggcaggggctcTGCTGGGGAAACAGAGGGTCTGCGACAGGGAATCAGGGGGGTCTCTGGAGGAGAAGTGGGGGTCTGCAGCAGAGAAGCGGGGGTCTGCAGCAGGGCCGTCGGGGTGCCCAGCGGGGTGCCCGAGGGGTGCCCGCCCCGTGGCGGGGCTCTCACCTGCTTCCCGGCGGCGGCAGCCAGCGACTTCTGCAGGAACTGCCGGAGCCGCGGGTCCGAGGGGGCGGCCGAGACGGTGCCGAGGGCCAGGGCGATGGAGAGCAGGGCCAGGGCGCACTGGAGGCGGCACGACAGCATCTCGGCGGCGGGTCGGGCGcggagaggcggcggcggggaagcGCTGACGGCTCCGCTGCGGCTCGGCTCCGGCGTTGGGGATCTCCTCGCCTCCCGCCGCCTTTATAAACCCTTCTCCTGACGTCAAGGCGGGGGCGCCCCCCTCGCCCCACGCCGCCGGGGGTGGGTCCCTGCctgggaccggggcggggggggggccgggaccggggatgCTCCGCTCTGCCCGGGGCCGGCCAACCGTCCGCGGTGCCCCCCGAGTCCCCCCCTCTGGCCGCTCCCCTGTCACCCCCGGCGCGTTTTCTCCCCAGATCACCGCCCCTCCGGAGACCCTGACTCTGCTCGTCcgcttcctcctccccacagcgcggcggcggggggtcCCGGTTGTGCACCGCCCACCCTGCCGGTCTGAGCCCCACGCCGCAAGGCTAAGCCCCCCAGTAGTCCCAATGCCAAAGCCTTTCGCCTTAGCGCGCCTTCCCGCCCCGTCGGTTAAGAACGGCTGCAGAGTCTGGGGAGCTGAAAAGGGTCCCCCCTCTTAAGGACGGATTTCCTCCCGGCTCCAGCAGGCAGTGGGGGATGCTGAGCCGCCCCCGGGGGTTCTGTCTGCCTCCCCGCTCGCTGCGGGGTTCTTCCGCACCGGTCCTTGCCCAGACCCTGTCCCCGGCCCCGGCCAGCTCCACCGGCCGTCGGGACAGCTCCGCTGGCAGCCGGCAGCCTGCCGGGAGAGTGCCCCGGCTCTGCCATGGCTCTGCAGCTGGGGGAAGCAGTGACAAATCGGTGCCTAGGTCGGGGTGTACAGATCCCTGGCTGAGCTTGCAGGGACCCCTGCCTCCATCCCAGTGTCATTGGACTTGCTGGCCCCGTGGGGGCTGTGCCCGTCCCGCTGGGATGGTCAGTCTCTCCGACTCCTCCAGCCGGTCCCCGTGAGCTGGCTGATGCCCACACTGGGCAAAGCTGCTGCAAGCCCGTGTCATCTCAAAGGACGGGCCTCTTCAGCTATCTCCCAGCTgtcaggagcagagcaggatatGCAAGGAGGGGGCACTGCTACCACCCAGAAAAGGAGTATCTCCTGTCTCATTTTGCAGCTGAGGAAAGTCAAAGGCTCATGAAGACAAGGACCCAAGTACTGCACAAAGGTCTCCAGTAATCTCCAAAAGGATGTTTCATTTCATGTCAAATTAACGTACCTCCTCCCACTTCAACCCCAGTGCTGCTGGCTCGGTTTGCTAAGGCTCACCTGGGAGCATGGAGCTTGAACTGAAGTGTTCCAGCTCTGCTTTATGTTCCAGCAAGAGGAACTGGTGTTGGTCATTGGTTCCAGACAAATCTCTGAGCTGAACTGAGGCTGTCCTCCCTGGATGGTGCCTCCCTTCCTTTGTGCAGACATCTCCAGCCACATGTAACCTTCATCCTCTGTGTCCTGCCCAAATCATGGTGCAAAGGGAAGGACACCCATGAGAGAAGAAGACCATTTGTAGACCAGGTGACCCCGTCTGTTGGGTTGGCTTGTGCTACTTTCACAACcagcttttccccagctgtcTGACCTGAATGAGGCAAAGTCCTGCACTCCTTGGGACCCTGTCTGTCTTCTAGCACTGGTGTTGCCCTGAGGGAACTGGTAGAGAGGAGTCAGCCCCTGCTCTGGTTCAGACATATTCCCTTGTTTTGAGCACAGGACACAGCCTTCTGCCAAGGCCAACGGGAGTGGTTCAGACCCAAAAAGAGCTGACTGGCTCCAAGGGCCCAAGGTCCCACAGCTTCTCTCTCCACCATTTCCCTGTGCTGGCAGCTGTACCAGCAACTCCTTCCTCCCACAGTGAAAGAAGCAGAGCCAGTCCTGGGCATGGCAAATGGCAAGGCAGCAGATGCCAGGGCATCAAACCTATCCTGGCCCTCTTGCCTGCCTTCAAGAGAGGTTTCCTAGGGATGGTTTCTCCCAGCACCAGTAATTTCCCCACTTCTCCCAGCTGTGCCAACAGCAGCAGGCTGGTCTCTCCCAGTTTACTTGCACTGGAAATAGATTGGTTTTGTAGCCCAGAGGCCCTTCTTGGCACAGCACAACCCAGCTGTGTCATGCTGCAGTGCCAGCCTGGACCAGCTTTGCAAAGGGTCCCCACTCCCCAGCAGCTCATCtcagctcccacagcccagggcagagcagcctgGTTGGGTGCCGTACTGGGGAGGAGCaaagaaggaaagatggaaaTGGGAGGCAGCACTGGGTTATTTCAGACTCCACTGTGGCTACTGGAAGTGGTTACCTAATGTCCCCTGCCACTTCACACAGTAGGCAACTGTCCAGCCTGGCACCCTTTTGCCATTCGGCTTGTCACCCCAAAGGGAAGGTGACACTGGGATCTCCCAT
Proteins encoded in this window:
- the SST gene encoding somatostatin; the encoded protein is MLSCRLQCALALLSIALALGTVSAAPSDPRLRQFLQKSLAAAAGKQELAKYFLAELLSEPSQTENEALESEDLSRGAEQDEVRLELERSANSNPALAPRERKAGCKNFFWKTFTSC